In the genome of Lathyrus oleraceus cultivar Zhongwan6 chromosome 4, CAAS_Psat_ZW6_1.0, whole genome shotgun sequence, the window GCGCCAAACTCTTCTCCTTCCTCATTTCACACTACTCAAACTCAACTCAACTTTGACCTCCCTCAAATTTATTCTCTACACCAAGTCAAGTTTCATTCAACAAGGCTCAAGGGAACTCAAGCGAACATCTATCTTCATCTATAACATCATCCATCTTCATCAAAAACATCAAGTTCTTATAAGTTTTTTGAATTTTCAATAAATGTCTGAGTTTTGGTATAAATGAGTAGAAATCAATGATTAGGGTTAGAAATGAGTAGAAATCACATTTAAGATAGTTTAGCCATAGTGTATTAGTTGTTTGTTGGCTGAAATTGATGATCAAAACAATTTTTTAAGTTTATGCGTGGTACATTACACCATTGACGCGACTTCTGAGTTGGAGaaaatttcggagatgcatctctgaaatttTTCAACGGTTTAGTTTCCCAGTaaccggagatgcatctccaaaaatTTCTAGCAGTTTAGTTTCCTAGTAACCGGAGAGGCATCTCCAGAAATTTCTcaatcttttttatttttattttcttgtttgtgttgtttgtcTACACCAATGGTTTGTCTTACTTTAACTTACATGCATAATGGCTGATAGACATGATAGATTGAGGCATGACAGGGTTGCTTAACATGCATCCATTCGGCGGGAGAAGAGTCAGTAGGTTCTAGAGGCTCCTGGTCCCTCTGGTCAGGCAGAGCCGTCTACTTCTAGGGCTTATGCTTCTCCTTATGCCACTCCATCTTCTTCTTCCCGTAGGAGACATGATTTACCATCTAACGCATCACTCTCCCATACTTCCGCAGGCGTCAGGTTTCACCAGTATCACCTCCTATCAATGATGTTGTTGATCCAGTCACACCTCCAGTCCCACTTCCTACTGATGATGTTGTTAGTCCAGTGCCACCTCCAGAGGGTGAGGGTGATGCGGATGCTAAGCCAGAGGATTTTGGAGATGGTCTTGTTGATTTGTCCTTACTGCCTCTGTATCCATACCATATTGCCAGACATATATGGGACAAAGAGGTAACATTAGTTTgattctttatttatttttatgttaATTTTAATTTCTGGCATTGATTATTTTTTACAAATTTCAAGAGCATGATCCACAGAAGTTTCTTAACCACGGGAGGCAGATTGTTGCATTGCCTTAGTCGAATGAGGAATGATTTCAGTCAATTTTGTCCTTATCTAGCctgaaggacttgtgcatgacCAATTATACTACGATCAACCACAAGATGCTTAATGCATTCATGGAGAGATGGCACTCGGAGACCTCGTCGTTTCATCTCCTGCATGGTGATATGTATATCGCACTCGAAGATGTCTCGTGTTTACTACATCTTCCGATCTGGGGGAGATTCCTAGATCATAGGAGGATTACCAAAGACAAGGCACTCGAGATGATGGTAGAGTATCTAGGGGCTGATCTAGGGGAGGCAATGGATGAGTTGGATAGGACCAGGGGTGCTCATGCTAAATCTGTATACCTAAAGAAGGTATATGAGGATGCGCTCCTGAGTGCACAGCGGGATGATGGTGATAATGAGTATGTGGCGCTCCACAAATCGCATGCATTGAGAGCATACTTGCTTTATTTGGTTAACACTGCAATTTTTATGGACAAGAGTGCCACCTATACAGATGTCGTATACCTACATTACTTCGTGGATTTCGAGCGGATGCATGAGTATAACTGGGGGCGGCTTATTTGGTCTACCTGTATTCGAAGTTGAGAGAGGGTTGTATGTGGAAGGCGAATCAGTTCACAGGTAGCGCCGCACTACTGACGGTAATAATTATTGgtctttgaatgtttctttgtcaTTCTCATTTCATCTTTACAAAGCCATTACTAATTATTCATGTGTTCCAAATTTTTCATTTAGGGTTGGATCCTCCAGCATTTCCCGCACATCTCTGGTTGGGAGAGTGTACCTGATTACACTAAGGATATGTCGCGTGCTACTGCTTTTACCCCGCTCAGAGGGAACCATGCGACCGAGCCTTACATAGTATATTTTGACCATTTGGTTGCTGAGGACATGCACTTCAACATTTATGTTGATCACCGTGAGACGCGGTCATTTGACGAGATAGTGATATACTCTGGTTGGTTGGCATGCAAATCACGTTTGATTACTCCTCATCATCCCGAGTGCGTCATATGGAAGTTTGGCTACACTCAGACCATTCTTAGACACACTGTTGTATATGCTTCTCCTGCCTTGACACATATACAGATAAAtgacatgtttgatgattatgagaTTCATCTGATACCGGAGGAGGCGCTGGCTACCATAACTGAGAGCGACTGGAGCTACGTCGAAGGGTAAATTAGATGGCTCTTTAGGGTATCACATTCGTACATGGTGTAAGCTGCTCTAGGAGACCCGATGAGACTAGCTCATCAGAAGATACTAAAGAAGGAGCAAGCACCACTAGATCATGCTGAAGATGTCTTACCTAGGCGTCATCGCATAGTGGAGATTGTGCAGACAAACATTGACAAAGGTATCTTTTCCGACGGGTCTGATGTGAGACATGTCCTAGATGTCGTCATGAAGGAGGCACGAGGGGCATTGGTGTACTGGAGACAGCGCCGAAGACAGGTGAGATTGATTGTCGAGGAGGCAGAGTTGGTAGATGAGAGGTAGTCAGACATACACAGTAGTTTCTTCGTATATAGTAACAATACTATGATCTGTCTTTTATTTTGACAATCTTGCTACTTTATTGGTCTTGATTGTATGACATTTTGACATTTATTGGTATTTTATTTATGTATGATATTTTTTGACTATCTGGAATTATGTACGTAGATTTCTGTTTTTCGATCATATGATATGGTTTAAATCTTCATTTGAATATAGATAAACAAAATATAACATGAAAGACTAAGTTCTCAGATGTTACAAATATTTATATCTGGAATATGCACAGAGATACATCTCGGATACAATTCAAATGCAAATGATTTCTAAGTAAAATGTATTGAATGTTTTAAATTGTCTCAGAGATACATCTCCGGAATATTTCAACGTTTATTCAGAAACTAAtgcgtccggagatgcatcttcaaaaACTTATGGATTGAGAAACTCTCTTTACACAAAGAATATTACTTGGTTTGATTTGTGAGCGTTAACTTAGTCAACATGTTCTTTTATGCATGAAAACAGGTTTTTCAAAACAAGTTTTTCTTACTTATTCATTTTTATATTGATGAAAGTTAGATCGTCAAAAAAGCTAATGAGAAGGATAAAACATCATTAAATTTATGCTGTTTTTGAAAAACTTTAAATAATTAATATTCATCCAATCAAAGAATAAATTGATGTCTTATAGTTTTCCTTGCTTAATTTCTTCATTCTCTTGTTGATTGCAAATCATATTCAGTCAATCCTAAATCCTCAAGCAAGCCTAACACAAACTCTATACTCTATACTCAACTCACATAACACAACCAAAAGTTCAATGCTTTACTAATTCCAAACTTCATGAATCATTACAAAGGCACATTTGAAACCTTATTTGCTTATTCAAAACTGAATGATGTAATATGATACTAAATCACAACATAACAACTAATAGTACAACTACCTCCACAACACAGAGATCAATAACAGAAACAAGACTACTGAGTAGCACAAATAACAAGAATACATGCTGAATATTTTGGATAACTATTTTGCCTGCTATAGGATTCTCTTCACTCTAGGGCTGTGTAGGAGATGGAGATGTTGGAGGTTTGAGATCTGGATACTGCATGTCACAAAAAAGAAGCAAAGTTTGAATATAAAACAAAGAAAAGTTGCAAGAAAATTGGCGGTGAAAAATTCGAAAGAGCGACGGAATAAGACATTACATATGGGTACGGTGAGAGCGGTTTAGGTTGCACCGGAATTGATTCTGCCACGGTTTCAGTTTTTGGGACTGAGTTTATTTCCGGAGCAGGTTCTGCTGCTGCTTGCACCGGAATTGATTCTGCCACAGTTTCAGTTTTTGGGACTGAGTTTATTTCCGGAGCAGGTTCTGCTGCTGCTTCTACTTTGGTCTCGGAGATAACGTCGGGAGGAGTAGCTTCTGCTTTCTGTACGGTCTCGACAATTTCGGGGGTAACTTCTGCTTTCTGTTTGGTGGCACTAGCTGTAGCGAGCTCTGGAACAGTTTCTGTTGGTGCAGGAAGAGCCTTACCGCTGTTGGTGGAGGTTGGTAGAAGAGCCTTTCCGATGTCCTGTTCGCGGCCATTCCATTCAAAGAGAACAATGTTAaaaaggaagggaaaaataaGAAGAGTCACACGACGTAATCTAAAATTCATCGCATCATAGTTACACATGTAGGTCATGAAAAGTTTCGAGCACCTTTATTTCATCAACAAGCTCCTGAGGAGCAACTTTGGTGTTCAAGAACTCGTCAACTTGTTTTAGTGTTTTTTTCCGGTCCTGTCATCAAATCAACATTTCAATTGTTTGACAGAATTTATGATAATAAACGACATAAATTCTTCTAGCATAGAAAAACAAACTTACCTCGGCAAAAAGAAGCTTCTTGCTTGCAAACTGAACAATTGCAGCAGATCCTACCAGTTGGAGAATTGTTTCTACCTACAAATAGAGTAACGACGCGGAAAATATGTGAGTAGAGGCATACGATAGTGTATTAATGCATATTGCGAAAAAGGCAATAACTCATTTATATCAACCTCAGAAAAAGCTAATGCACCCAATCCAGTAGCTGCAGCAATCCCAAGAGTAACAACCAAGCCATTAGATTCCTGCAATAAGCAACTATTAATCAGAAACAATGAGAAAACTAAAACTTCTTCCTCTTCGACAAAAAACTTCTTTCTCTCCGACGTAATTTGAACACATTCACCATATTCTTTAAAATAACAGAATGATTTTTCCAACAACTTTGCAATCTAAAAGCTAATGGTAGTACTTTGCATCAACATTGAATATTACAACCGCAAATAGATAAACTCAAGATACATACTCCGATTGCATCATTGATAGTATCTGTGAGACTTCCAAAATCAAAGCTCAATGCTTTCTTCGGTTCAATCCAAGGAAGATCGCTATTCTGCAGAGTTCCAGACAATGTGAGCGAGTGTATTGACGAACATCGAAAAACTTAGGATTATGATAaatatgaaaaacaaaaatagcAAAAGCAAAATAATTACCACCCATCCTCGTGGTCCTTCTGCGCCATCCTTAATTGCATAAGCAGACTTAAATCCATTAAGGGTGACTAGTTCTGCAACCAGTTCAGAGTTCCCGTCAAATCTGGCTTCCATCACAAGTTCACTCAATCAGCCTCAAGTATATTCTTTTGCAAAGTGCAAGAAGAATCAACAAATTTATGTAATTAATTTTCATCACATGTTAAACCAGAAACAACAAATTCGTGTTCACGATTTCGCAAATTTCCCCCCCTACACTCATTTTGAAGCTATACCATGAAACTTCATGATTCTCGCAAGGGATATTATTCAGTCTGTAACACATGGTTGAAGACAACATAGAAATCATTCACAAGCACAGAAAAATAACTTAAAATTGAAGCTTTAAAGGTAATTTATGTTTTTTTCCTTATATGTTCCTTAGTGGATGGAAATACCTATATACCAGATTAATTCAAGAGAAATGGCCATTTGAATGCCACAAACAATGACACAAAAGTCTTTGATGGCGATTGCAATAAACACTAGAAATTCACACGCACAACTGCTAGGTCCCGGATTCGAACCCAAGAAAGGTGTCCAGCCTAACAATATCGGCACTCGTCAATTGAGCTAGGCTTGAATATTCAATTTCAACTCTTACAGCTTTTGCTTTCATGTTTTTGAAAATACATTCTTCCTAACATGTATTACATTTGTTAAATGAGTTTGAATCTAAGTGTTAAGAAATGTAAATGAGcctcaaccctacaaaaccggctGGTAGAGTGAGTATTGTCTCCTTATAAGGACATGTTGAGGCCATATAGTGTCTGATGTGAGACTCTTAACATCTAGAGCGTGGAAATAAATAGTGGGTGATCTGATATCGTCTCAAAAGATTACTCGTAGTGCCCAAACACATATATACATTACACGGCCCCGAACCTTAGCAATGTGAGACTCTAATATAACTTCAAGACCTTCTTCTCTCTATCACAATTATTTACTACATGAATCTTCCATCTCCTTCTTAGTAATTTAAAATGAACAAAGATATGAAATTGAAAAATGTTTTTAGAAAGTAAACAGACACTAATATACCACAACATTAGCATGAATCACAATTGACAAAATACCAAAATTCTTCAAATAAAATTGATCTTTGTTATACTTACTTGTCAAGAATGAACAATGTAGTATTCTCTGGTTCCTTAAATTTCAAAGAAAGCTTCTTCAAAAACCCTGGCTTATCATCACCTTTATAAGCTATGGACACCGATTTCTTCTTCAAACCCCCCACATTTGGGCCACCAATTTGCCTAATCTCAGACAAACCTCTTATATCAAGCAACTGAGCATTCCCATCAGCACCCAATTTAGCATAAGCATTTTTAGCTGATTCAACTCCCCAAGGCTTAGGTTTCTTCAAAATCTGAGACAAAACCAATGGAACTGCCAAAATAGCAACTCCACCAGCTAGAATTGCAGGGTTCTCAGTTGCAAAGCCTACCACACTCTCTACAAAACCATTAACATCAATGTCACCACCATAGTTTGAAGCACTTGGAGATAGTCCTAATGCTTCTTCATATGTTAAAGCTTTGGCAAATTCACCATGATTAACATTAACATTCACAACTGAAGTTGCTGCAAGGATTAGACCCTTTTGTAAACCCTTTGATAAAAACTCTTTTAGGTTGTGTTTTCTGGTGATTGAAGTGGAAAAGCTTGAAACTTTGCATGAAATTTTTGTGGGGTTTTTTGTTCTATCAGAAAGCACAGAAAGGGGGGTGAAAACAGCAGAATTGAGGGCCTCCATAGCATAATTTGAATTTCACAGAGAATTTTGTGAGGCTCTCAAAGTTTAGAACTTTTATTGAACTATCATATGAGAGTTTAGAAGGTGAATGAAAGGGTTAATatcttgatgatgatgattttgtttCTTTATGGAATGAGTGGCAAAATGGAGAAGATAGAAAGAGAGGTGTAAAAAGGTAAGAATGTGTTGTTTTGGTGTGATGCAGTGTGTGATACTGAGGTGGTGACGTGTCAAGGGATATATGAGGAAGACTAATGGTTGGTTGACACGTGGAGAATGAAGATGAGATGTGGCTGATGAGGATTGTGGTGAGGTTTTATGGTT includes:
- the LOC127076064 gene encoding rhodanese-like domain-containing protein 4, chloroplastic, yielding MEALNSAVFTPLSVLSDRTKNPTKISCKVSSFSTSITRKHNLKEFLSKGLQKGLILAATSVVNVNVNHGEFAKALTYEEALGLSPSASNYGGDIDVNGFVESVVGFATENPAILAGGVAILAVPLVLSQILKKPKPWGVESAKNAYAKLGADGNAQLLDIRGLSEIRQIGGPNVGGLKKKSVSIAYKGDDKPGFLKKLSLKFKEPENTTLFILDKFDGNSELVAELVTLNGFKSAYAIKDGAEGPRGWVNSDLPWIEPKKALSFDFGSLTDTINDAIGESNGLVVTLGIAAATGLGALAFSEVETILQLVGSAAIVQFASKKLLFAEDRKKTLKQVDEFLNTKVAPQELVDEIKDIGKALLPTSTNSGKALPAPTETVPELATASATKQKAEVTPEIVETVQKAEATPPDVISETKVEAAAEPAPEINSVPKTETVAESIPVQAAAEPAPEINSVPKTETVAESIPVQPKPLSPYPYYPDLKPPTSPSPTQP